A genome region from Dolichospermum compactum NIES-806 includes the following:
- a CDS encoding S8 family peptidase produces the protein MSLDFYQNISSQQEISYTAISQTNPLQNPTDNSISWGNHSNSSQHNLETNSPIASNSSYNSNNGYGLVNAELAVSKAAGVSPYTDSPNLGSNNWGADLIKAPTAWNNGYTGQGIIVAVLDTGVDYNHQDLKNNIWSNAKEIAGNGIDDDGNGYIDDVQGWNFDSSNNNILDNNGHGTHVSGTIAAENNSIGVTGIAYNSKIMPVKVLDANGSGSYSNITKGIYYAVDNGANVINLSLGGNSSKDTLKSAIEYASSKHVIVVMAAGNNGDPVPSYPARYAYNSGIAVGAVDKNNKLADFSNRSGSQEITYVTAPGVDVYSTIPNNQYANYNGTSMAAPHIAGVVALMLSANPNLTDIQVRQIIISTSANSTNPPDSTTPTQPGLKMPSLFPPLDSFFPLELISIVSKLPLGLQSQSPNSIPLASVIVSISSENKLKLRFDNLETSPTQQSSYSNEKPTNPFLIQLTLHYYDSTASNNLENSLENQDDENFWT, from the coding sequence ATGTCATTGGATTTTTATCAAAACATCTCCTCTCAACAAGAAATCAGTTACACCGCTATTTCCCAAACAAATCCCCTTCAAAATCCCACCGACAATAGTATAAGTTGGGGTAATCATAGTAATTCTTCTCAACATAATCTAGAAACAAACTCCCCTATAGCTAGTAATAGCAGCTATAACTCTAATAATGGCTATGGCCTAGTTAACGCCGAATTAGCAGTCAGTAAAGCCGCAGGTGTTAGTCCCTATACGGATTCTCCTAACTTGGGTAGCAATAACTGGGGTGCGGATCTAATCAAAGCCCCCACAGCTTGGAATAACGGATATACAGGACAAGGAATTATTGTTGCCGTACTAGATACAGGCGTAGACTACAACCATCAAGACTTAAAAAATAATATTTGGAGTAACGCCAAAGAAATAGCTGGTAATGGAATAGACGATGATGGTAACGGCTATATTGACGATGTTCAAGGTTGGAACTTTGATAGCAGCAATAATAATATTTTAGACAACAATGGTCATGGAACCCATGTTTCAGGAACTATAGCCGCAGAAAACAACAGTATTGGAGTTACTGGCATAGCCTATAACTCTAAAATTATGCCAGTTAAAGTCCTAGATGCCAATGGCTCAGGTTCTTACTCAAATATCACCAAAGGAATTTATTACGCAGTTGATAATGGCGCAAATGTAATTAACCTCAGTCTAGGAGGTAATTCCTCTAAGGATACGCTCAAATCAGCCATTGAATATGCCAGCAGCAAACACGTAATCGTTGTCATGGCAGCAGGTAATAATGGTGATCCAGTGCCATCCTATCCTGCCCGCTACGCCTATAATTCAGGAATTGCCGTAGGTGCAGTCGATAAAAATAATAAGCTTGCAGACTTTTCCAACCGTTCTGGTTCTCAAGAAATCACCTATGTTACCGCCCCAGGCGTTGATGTCTACTCCACAATACCTAATAATCAATACGCCAATTACAATGGCACATCTATGGCAGCCCCTCATATTGCTGGCGTAGTCGCTCTCATGCTTAGTGCTAACCCTAACTTAACTGATATCCAAGTTCGCCAAATTATTATCAGTACATCTGCAAATAGCACTAATCCTCCAGATTCAACAACCCCTACACAACCGGGTTTAAAAATGCCATCTCTCTTCCCCCCTCTAGACTCTTTTTTTCCTCTAGAACTAATCAGTATAGTATCAAAATTACCTTTGGGTCTCCAATCCCAATCCCCAAACTCTATTCCCCTTGCTTCCGTCATCGTCTCCATTAGCAGCGAAAATAAGTTAAAGTTGCGTTTCGATAATCTGGAAACATCACCCACACAGCAGTCCAGCTACTCTAACGAAAAACCAACAAATCCCTTCCTTATTCAACTAACACTGCATTACTACGACAGCACTGCAAGCAACAACCTTGAAAATAGTCTTGAGAATCAAGATGATGAAAATTTTTGGACATAA
- a CDS encoding heavy-metal-associated domain-containing protein has translation MTIKLTIPGMACSACASNITKAVIAIDANAIVEADTKTKFVNVETQASESVIREALIAAGYPPS, from the coding sequence ATGACAATTAAACTCACTATCCCTGGAATGGCTTGTTCTGCTTGTGCTAGTAATATAACCAAGGCAGTTATAGCCATTGACGCTAATGCTATTGTGGAAGCTGATACCAAAACCAAGTTTGTCAATGTAGAAACTCAAGCTTCGGAATCTGTTATTAGAGAAGCTTTAATTGCTGCTGGTTATCCACCTTCTTAG
- a CDS encoding tetratricopeptide repeat protein: MKNKNPLYSNLALKSAIFLSPLLLSTAFISGYLVPSATAQVLSNQEREELARLRQETRTQKQVQSDFERAFTRTNTLLNIWLTILSLFPVALIAILWFFRRAVIREIGERAMQQIQGIENLQTQLTTVQAEAKQLIQKSKNTTQELAQEVNALKQKIQGEEENLSILLSDLPKSKQEFLTALEIEVKSAQENISNLEFRLNTQLEQLTLSAQQQKITIDNIKKLELELFSQFTQLKSEVENQKDIAISDIEKSRAGLISQFQGLESETQQEKFHIVENLAKLQSEFNNELSQFELDVKTQKDIVLDNIETLNNIFKSDITELKTDIQVQKYQLLEDLAVLQSEFSHQLRELQNTAIQRQQQIIENLEKSGGEFTSQFSDLQNDVQKQQVTVLENLQNLEIEFSHQLRELQNTAIQRQQQIIENLEKSGGEFTSQFSDLQNDVQKQQVTVLENLQNLEIEFSHQLRELQNTAIQRQQQLIENLEKSGGEFTSQFSDLQNDVQQQQITILENLQKLEIDAQQRKEIILKELAEITPTIEKAPEALQPQVSIDDYLQQAEILFSEKRHEDALAIYEQLIKIQPESPENWLKRGIILNRLKRYKDAIASYNQAIKINPEYHQAWCDIGVACGNLGKHQEAFNCFDKATKIKPDDGVAWINRGLSLLELERYEDAVGSFDKALEFQPNSPKVWDKRGYTLVMLGEDDEAITSFDKALAIKPDYPIAYYNKAACYALQRKIELALENLQKAIEFNPSYREDAASDIDFDEIKNDPGFQTLIQS, from the coding sequence ATGAAGAACAAAAACCCCTTATACTCAAATCTAGCTTTAAAAAGCGCCATTTTCTTGTCACCCTTGCTGCTATCAACGGCTTTTATCAGTGGGTATCTTGTACCATCTGCTACGGCTCAGGTACTATCAAATCAGGAACGGGAAGAATTAGCACGACTGCGACAAGAAACCCGCACTCAAAAACAAGTGCAATCTGATTTTGAACGAGCTTTTACTCGCACGAATACCTTACTCAATATCTGGTTGACTATTTTAAGTTTATTTCCTGTGGCTTTAATTGCCATATTATGGTTTTTTCGTCGAGCCGTAATTCGGGAAATTGGAGAAAGAGCAATGCAGCAGATTCAAGGAATTGAAAATTTGCAAACTCAATTAACTACAGTTCAAGCAGAAGCAAAACAACTGATTCAAAAATCTAAAAACACTACTCAAGAATTAGCACAGGAAGTTAATGCTCTTAAACAAAAAATTCAAGGTGAAGAAGAAAATTTATCTATTCTTTTATCTGATTTACCCAAGTCAAAACAAGAGTTTTTAACAGCTTTGGAAATTGAAGTTAAATCTGCTCAAGAGAATATCAGTAATTTAGAGTTTAGATTAAATACTCAACTAGAACAATTAACTTTATCTGCTCAACAGCAAAAAATTACAATTGACAATATCAAAAAGTTAGAACTTGAGTTATTTTCTCAATTTACCCAACTCAAATCAGAAGTTGAAAATCAAAAAGATATTGCTATTAGTGATATTGAAAAATCTCGCGCTGGGTTAATATCTCAATTTCAAGGGTTAGAGTCAGAAACTCAACAAGAGAAATTTCATATTGTTGAGAACTTAGCAAAACTACAATCAGAATTTAATAATGAATTATCTCAATTTGAATTAGATGTTAAAACTCAAAAAGATATAGTTCTAGATAATATCGAAACCCTTAATAATATATTTAAATCAGACATTACTGAATTAAAAACTGATATCCAAGTTCAAAAATATCAATTGCTTGAAGATTTAGCTGTATTACAAAGCGAATTTTCTCACCAACTAAGAGAATTACAAAATACAGCTATTCAACGACAACAGCAAATTATTGAGAATCTAGAAAAATCTGGAGGAGAATTTACATCTCAGTTTTCAGATTTACAAAATGATGTGCAAAAACAGCAAGTTACTGTTCTAGAAAATCTGCAAAACTTAGAAATTGAATTTTCTCACCAACTAAGAGAATTACAAAATACAGCTATTCAACGACAACAGCAAATAATTGAAAATCTAGAAAAATCTGGAGGAGAATTTACATCTCAGTTTTCAGATTTACAAAATGATGTGCAAAAACAGCAAGTTACTGTTCTAGAAAATCTGCAAAACTTAGAAATTGAATTTTCTCACCAACTAAGAGAATTACAAAATACAGCTATTCAACGACAACAGCAACTAATTGAGAATCTAGAAAAATCTGGGGGAGAATTTACATCTCAGTTTTCAGACTTACAAAATGATGTGCAACAACAGCAAATTACTATTTTGGAAAATTTGCAAAAGTTAGAAATTGATGCTCAACAACGTAAAGAGATAATTCTCAAAGAGTTAGCGGAAATTACACCTACAATAGAAAAAGCACCAGAAGCATTACAACCACAAGTTTCTATTGATGATTATCTCCAACAAGCAGAAATACTATTTTCAGAAAAACGTCATGAAGATGCTTTAGCTATTTATGAACAACTGATTAAAATTCAACCTGAAAGTCCAGAAAATTGGCTAAAGCGTGGAATAATCCTCAATAGATTGAAACGTTATAAAGATGCTATAGCCTCCTATAATCAAGCTATCAAAATTAATCCTGAATATCATCAAGCTTGGTGTGATATTGGTGTAGCTTGTGGAAATTTAGGAAAACATCAAGAAGCATTTAACTGTTTTGATAAAGCTACTAAAATTAAACCTGACGATGGAGTTGCTTGGATAAATCGTGGGTTATCTTTGCTAGAATTAGAACGTTATGAAGATGCAGTTGGTTCTTTTGATAAAGCTTTAGAATTTCAACCCAACTCTCCTAAAGTCTGGGATAAACGGGGTTACACTTTGGTAATGTTGGGAGAAGATGATGAAGCAATTACCAGTTTTGATAAAGCATTAGCAATTAAACCTGATTATCCTATTGCCTATTACAACAAAGCTGCCTGTTATGCACTACAAAGAAAAATTGAATTAGCTTTAGAGAATCTGCAAAAAGCTATTGAATTTAATCCCAGTTATCGAGAAGATGCTGCAAGTGATATTGATTTTGATGAGATTAAAAATGATCCAGGTTTCCAAACATTAATTCAGAGTTGA
- a CDS encoding transcriptional regulator — protein sequence MEQSKRELLETKGWKVGTVTEFLELTPEEAALVEIKLALSRSSKTK from the coding sequence ATGGAACAATCAAAGAGAGAACTTCTAGAAACTAAAGGTTGGAAAGTTGGAACAGTCACAGAATTTCTGGAACTAACTCCAGAGGAAGCAGCACTAGTAGAAATTAAATTAGCTCTCAGTCGCAGCAGCAAGACAAAGTAA
- a CDS encoding DNA-methyltransferase, with the protein MKIEDIGEVNFEQANFLINGEALKSLKKLPNSLVQTVITSPPYYGQRDYCTEEQIGIEENPDEYINRLLEIFDEVKRVLKEDGTLWINLGDKYIDGSLAGLPWKLALALKERGWILRSDIIWYKPNAMPSSVKNRPTTDHEYMFLFAKSSKYYYDADAIREPHVTFSENSKMRGGRNHLGKKGGTPEQGKNSGNSNLHNGRWDQAFHPKGRNKRTVWEVPLSKFRDAHFAVFPEQLIEPCILAGSSEGGIVLDPFFGAGTVGLVSMKKARKFIGIELNEDYCKIATKRIFST; encoded by the coding sequence GTGAAAATAGAAGATATTGGTGAAGTTAATTTCGAGCAAGCAAATTTTCTCATCAATGGGGAAGCTTTAAAATCTCTGAAAAAGCTACCAAATTCATTAGTACAAACGGTGATTACCAGTCCTCCTTATTATGGACAACGTGACTATTGTACAGAAGAGCAAATTGGCATTGAAGAAAATCCAGATGAATATATAAACAGACTCTTAGAAATATTTGATGAAGTTAAAAGAGTCTTAAAAGAAGATGGCACACTTTGGATAAATTTAGGTGATAAATATATAGATGGAAGTTTAGCAGGACTCCCTTGGAAACTGGCATTAGCTCTTAAAGAAAGAGGATGGATTTTAAGATCGGATATTATCTGGTATAAACCAAATGCTATGCCATCTTCTGTGAAAAATCGTCCGACAACTGATCATGAATATATGTTTTTATTTGCAAAAAGTTCCAAGTATTACTATGATGCAGATGCTATTCGTGAACCTCATGTAACTTTTTCAGAAAATAGTAAAATGCGAGGAGGACGCAATCATCTAGGTAAAAAAGGAGGAACTCCAGAACAAGGCAAAAATTCAGGTAATTCTAATTTACATAACGGAAGATGGGATCAAGCATTTCATCCCAAAGGTAGAAATAAAAGAACTGTTTGGGAAGTTCCTTTATCTAAATTTAGAGATGCACATTTTGCTGTTTTTCCAGAACAACTAATAGAACCATGTATTTTAGCAGGCTCGTCTGAAGGGGGAATAGTTCTTGATCCCTTTTTTGGTGCTGGTACAGTAGGGTTAGTATCTATGAAGAAAGCGCGTAAATTTATTGGTATTGAACTCAATGAAGATTACTGTAAAATTGCTACCAAGAGAATTTTTTCAACATGA
- a CDS encoding helix-turn-helix domain-containing protein, which translates to MTTSNSKNIQKKFGSRLRQIRQNMGLSQEELAHLCNLDRSYMGGVERGERNISLVNIHKIADALNISPREFFND; encoded by the coding sequence ATGACAACATCTAATAGTAAAAATATCCAAAAAAAATTTGGTAGTCGTCTACGTCAAATTAGGCAAAATATGGGACTATCTCAAGAAGAATTAGCGCATTTATGTAACTTAGACCGCAGTTATATGGGAGGTGTAGAACGCGGAGAAAGAAATATTAGTCTTGTGAATATCCATAAAATTGCAGATGCATTAAATATTTCACCTAGAGAGTTTTTTAATGACTAA
- a CDS encoding FAD-dependent oxidoreductase — translation MRRRYKKDLQSFISFSLFTTLITLYPVTATPLRTPDKTVNCELLVVGGGLSGVATAYEGLLVGRTVCLTEITDWLGGQISSQGTSALDERPTQRAKQFYSRGYSELRNRIERKYGKLNPGDCWVSDSCFLPRDAHKIMTQMLKDAEKKGRGKLQWFPNTVIKDLGISKDGKIINNAIAIQHQPAKNQPPLNTHPLSQTIEDAYSYKNSSQLSKTIIRFLPKQSQNNSGKWYVIDTSETGEIIALADVPYRLGIDARSYLEPSSSSTTNDPYCPQGFTYTFAMEATKEYQSQTMPPFYLQYSPYFSYELKRLANFDLVFTYRRIWSPQKGQATTFNGVKFTAPTPGDISMQNWTWGNDYRPGTAADNLIYSRQQLENYGQLKPGGWQGGLRTETLRKAEEKAFSYFYWLYGGTTDSQLGNGVKKPQKNIRFLTGLDSPMGTVHGLSKYPYMREGRRIIGRPSWGQPEGFGIWEVDISRRNYNDEYYRKTLPANMYRNLKATVSGLEATSVIRGEITPEKVIRRSRSTIYPDAVGIGHYAIDFHPCMAKSPVEAQGNQERAGERRGAGLAYPFQIALRAMIPQKIDNLLVGGKSIATSHIAAAAYRVHSFEWSSGAAAGTVASFALKEGIAPYQLVDDLPQQEPKLQMLRKLLEANGNPTAFPDTSIFNENWDDWR, via the coding sequence ATGAGACGTAGATACAAAAAAGACTTGCAATCATTCATCAGCTTTAGCCTATTTACCACCTTAATCACGCTATATCCCGTGACCGCTACCCCTCTACGTACCCCAGATAAGACCGTCAACTGTGAGCTTCTCGTTGTGGGTGGTGGACTCTCTGGAGTAGCCACAGCTTATGAAGGGTTACTTGTAGGACGCACAGTTTGTTTAACAGAAATAACTGACTGGTTGGGGGGACAAATCTCCTCCCAAGGGACATCTGCGTTAGACGAAAGACCAACTCAACGAGCTAAACAATTCTATTCTCGCGGTTATTCCGAATTAAGAAACCGCATTGAACGCAAATATGGCAAACTTAATCCTGGTGATTGTTGGGTAAGTGACTCCTGTTTTCTGCCTCGTGATGCTCACAAGATCATGACACAAATGCTCAAAGATGCTGAAAAAAAAGGTAGAGGAAAATTACAATGGTTTCCCAATACAGTAATTAAAGATTTAGGAATTAGCAAAGATGGCAAAATTATTAATAATGCCATAGCTATTCAACATCAACCAGCAAAGAATCAACCACCTTTAAATACTCATCCTTTATCTCAAACTATTGAAGATGCTTATAGTTATAAAAATTCATCACAATTGAGTAAAACTATTATTCGTTTTCTGCCTAAACAATCTCAAAATAATTCTGGAAAATGGTACGTTATAGACACAAGTGAAACTGGTGAAATTATTGCTTTAGCAGATGTTCCTTATCGGCTAGGAATTGATGCCCGTTCCTATCTTGAACCTTCATCTTCTAGCACGACAAATGATCCTTATTGTCCTCAAGGTTTCACTTATACTTTTGCAATGGAGGCAACAAAAGAATACCAAAGCCAAACAATGCCACCATTTTATTTACAATATTCACCATATTTTAGTTATGAATTAAAGCGATTAGCCAACTTTGATTTAGTCTTTACCTATCGCCGAATTTGGAGTCCGCAAAAAGGACAAGCAACTACATTTAATGGTGTGAAATTTACTGCGCCTACACCGGGGGATATTTCTATGCAAAACTGGACTTGGGGAAATGATTACCGACCAGGAACAGCCGCAGATAATCTTATTTATTCTCGTCAACAACTAGAAAATTATGGACAGTTAAAACCTGGAGGTTGGCAAGGTGGACTACGCACAGAAACTTTGCGTAAAGCTGAAGAAAAAGCATTTTCCTATTTTTATTGGTTGTATGGGGGAACTACAGATTCTCAGTTGGGTAATGGTGTGAAAAAACCGCAAAAAAATATCAGATTTTTAACAGGTTTAGATTCGCCAATGGGGACGGTTCATGGTTTATCTAAATACCCTTATATGCGGGAAGGAAGACGGATTATTGGTCGTCCAAGTTGGGGACAACCGGAAGGTTTTGGTATTTGGGAAGTTGATATTTCTCGGCGTAATTATAATGATGAATATTATCGAAAAACTTTGCCGGCAAATATGTATCGCAATCTAAAAGCAACGGTGTCTGGTTTGGAAGCGACATCTGTAATTAGGGGAGAAATTACTCCAGAAAAAGTTATTCGCCGGAGTCGTTCGACAATTTACCCTGATGCTGTGGGTATTGGTCATTATGCCATAGATTTTCATCCTTGTATGGCAAAAAGTCCAGTCGAAGCACAGGGTAATCAGGAACGTGCGGGGGAAAGGCGGGGTGCAGGACTTGCTTATCCTTTTCAAATTGCCTTACGGGCAATGATTCCCCAAAAAATTGATAATTTATTGGTAGGGGGAAAAAGTATTGCTACTAGTCATATTGCGGCGGCTGCTTATCGGGTTCATTCTTTTGAATGGTCTTCTGGTGCGGCTGCGGGAACTGTGGCTAGTTTTGCACTAAAAGAAGGAATTGCACCATATCAATTGGTTGATGATTTACCTCAACAAGAACCAAAATTACAAATGTTAAGAAAGTTGTTGGAAGCGAATGGGAATCCTACGGCTTTTCCTGATACTTCTATTTTTAATGAAAATTGGGATGATTGGCGGTAG
- a CDS encoding DUF29 domain-containing protein, protein MNTFLLYTSDFHAWTQEQVNLLKTQQWDTLDAVNLIEELETLGRKERQEFRNRLAVLLGHLLKWQFQAEKRSSIWLSTIREQRIQIKLLLQDSPSLKPYLEEVFLTAYELGLALAMRETQLGQQIFPQICPYTCEQTLNSEFLPD, encoded by the coding sequence ATGAACACCTTTCTCCTCTACACAAGCGACTTTCATGCTTGGACTCAAGAACAGGTTAATTTACTCAAAACCCAACAATGGGATACGTTAGATGCTGTCAACCTAATTGAAGAATTAGAAACATTGGGAAGAAAAGAAAGACAAGAATTTAGAAATAGATTAGCTGTATTGCTAGGACATTTATTGAAATGGCAATTTCAAGCAGAAAAACGCAGCAGTATTTGGTTGAGTACAATTCGAGAACAACGGATTCAAATAAAACTACTTTTACAAGATAGTCCCAGTTTAAAACCTTATTTAGAAGAAGTTTTTCTCACAGCTTATGAATTAGGTTTAGCATTAGCAATGAGAGAAACTCAATTAGGTCAACAGATATTTCCCCAAATATGTCCTTATACCTGTGAACAAACTCTCAATTCTGAATTTCTTCCAGATTAA
- the clpS gene encoding ATP-dependent Clp protease adapter ClpS has product MVTRIVDVYSMASAPTVTPDRVNQVTRKTYPNYKVIVLNDDFNTFQHVAECLMKYIPGMSGDRAWDLTNQVHYEGQAIVWTGPQEPAELYHQQLRRAGLTMAPLEAA; this is encoded by the coding sequence ATGGTGACAAGAATTGTAGATGTGTACAGTATGGCTTCAGCACCAACTGTGACACCTGACCGGGTTAATCAAGTGACTCGGAAAACCTATCCTAATTATAAGGTGATTGTGTTGAATGATGATTTCAATACTTTCCAGCACGTGGCTGAGTGCTTGATGAAGTATATTCCGGGGATGTCGGGCGATCGCGCTTGGGATCTCACTAATCAGGTACACTATGAAGGACAAGCGATTGTCTGGACAGGTCCGCAAGAACCAGCGGAATTATACCACCAACAACTACGTCGGGCTGGGTTGACGATGGCTCCCCTGGAAGCAGCCTAA
- a CDS encoding DUF2103 domain-containing protein encodes MSKPTDGRLVWNHSTHIPGLIPILERLCQQHGIGTVTPAVIGRAKGHAPKMQLRVSVPIRGGYKIIARQGKTVQEVFILTTLLQDELEGAIAIAMRIA; translated from the coding sequence ATGTCAAAACCTACTGATGGTAGACTTGTTTGGAATCATTCTACCCATATTCCTGGTCTAATTCCTATTTTAGAACGTTTGTGTCAACAGCATGGGATTGGGACTGTTACACCTGCGGTGATTGGTAGAGCTAAGGGTCATGCACCAAAAATGCAGTTGCGGGTGTCTGTACCTATTCGTGGTGGCTATAAAATCATTGCTCGTCAAGGTAAGACGGTGCAGGAGGTGTTTATCCTCACAACTTTACTACAGGATGAACTCGAAGGTGCGATCGCTATTGCTATGAGAATTGCCTAA